A portion of the Vanessa atalanta chromosome 14, ilVanAtal1.2, whole genome shotgun sequence genome contains these proteins:
- the LOC125068613 gene encoding RAC serine/threonine-protein kinase isoform X2, which yields MAEAAPGSIVKEGWLLKRGEHIRNWRDRYFILFDNGDLVGFKAKPERNYRDPLNKFTVRDCQIMAVDKPRPYVFTIRGLQWTTVIERNFAVATEEEREEWVAAIRFVSSQLSGGALDTDDQDIAQLGTSFRDPRRITLEKFEFVKVLGKGTFGKVVLSREKGTGKLYAMKILKKNLIIQKDEVAHTITENHVLKKTKHPFLTALRYSFQTADRVCFVMEYANGGELFFHLSRVRSFTEERTRFYGAEIVSALGYLHSEGIIYRDLKLENLLLDKDGHIKIADFGLCKVNITYGRTTKTFCGTPEYLAPEVLEDTDYGPAVDWWGTGVVLYEMVCGRLPFYNRDHDVLFSLILEEEVRFPRALSAPCRALLAALLCKEPARRLGAGPDDAHEIQTHPFFAAINWADLVAKKIPPPFKPQVDSDTDTRYFDSEFTGESVELTPPDGDSGLARIQEEQFPQFSYQDICSSAHSALSHLSQHSAVADRRH from the exons ATGGCGGAAGCGGCGCCCGGATCCATCGTGAAGGAGGGCTGGCTGCTGAAGCGCGGCGAGCACATTCGCAACTGGCGTGACCGTTACTTCATCCTTTTTGACAATGGCGACCTGGTTGGCTTCAAAGCAAAGCCGGAACGCAACTATCGCGATCCGCTTAATAAGTTTACTGTCCGCGATTGCCAGATAATGGCAGTAGACAAACCGCGCCCGTATGTCTTCACTATTCGAGGTCTCCAGTGGACCACAGTCATCGAAAGAAACTTCGCCGTTGCCACAGAGGAAGAACG GGAGGAGTGGGTGGCCGCTATCCGGTTCGTGTCGTCGCAGCTgagcgg CGGCGCGCTCGACACGGACGACCAGGACATCGCGCAGCTCGGGACCAGCTTCCGCGACCCGCGCCGTATT ACCCTGGAAAAGTTTGAGTTCGTAAAGGTCCTCGGCAAGGGCACTTTTGGCAAGGTGGTGCTCAGTCGAGAGAAGGGCACGGGTAAGCTGTACGCCATGAAGATTCTCAAGAAGAACCTGATCATACAGAAGGACGAGGTTGCGCACACCATCACCGAGAACCACGTGCTCAAAAAGACAAAGCATCCTTTCCTCACG GCTCTGCGCTACTCGTTCCAGACGGCGGACCGCGTGTGCTTCGTGATGGAGTACGCCAACGGCGGGGAGCTGTTCTTCCACCTGTCCCGCGTGCGCTCCTTCACGGAGGAGCGCACGCGCTTCTACGGCGCGGAGATCGTGTCCGCGCTGGGCTACCTGCACTCCGAGGGCATCATCTACCGCGACCTCAAGCTCGAGAACCTGCTGCTCGACAAGGACGGCCACATCAAGATCGCGGACTTCGGGCTCTGCAAGGTGAACATAACGTACGGGCGCACCACCAAGACGTTCTGCGGCACGCCCGAGTACCTGGCGCCCGAGGTGCTCGAGGACACGGACTACGGGCCGGCCGTGGACTGGTGGGGCACGGGCGTGGTGCTGTACGAGATGGTGTGCGGGCGCCTGCCCTTCTACAACCGCGACCACGACGTGCTGTTCTCGCTCATCCTGGAGGAGGAGGTGCGCTTCCCGCGCGCGCTGTCGGCGCCGTGCCGCGCGCTGCTGGCGGCGCTGCTGTGCAAGGAGCCCGCGCGCCGCCTGGGCGCCGGGCCCGACGACGCGCACGAGATCCAGACGCACCCCTTCTTCGCCGCCATCAACTGGGCCGACCTGGTGGCCAAGAAGATCCCGCCGCCCTTCAAGCCGCAGGTGGACTCCGACACCGACACGCGCTACTTCGACTCCGAGTTCACCGGCGAGTCCGTCGAGCTCACGCCGCCCGACGGCGACTCGGGCCTCGCGCGCATTCAGGAGGAGCAGTTCCCGCAATTCTCGTACCAG GACATCTGCTCGTCGGCGCACTCGGCGTTGTCGCACCTGTCGCAGCACTCCGCCGTGGCCGACCGACGCCACTAG
- the LOC125068613 gene encoding RAC serine/threonine-protein kinase isoform X1: MAEAAPGSIVKEGWLLKRGEHIRNWRDRYFILFDNGDLVGFKAKPERNYRDPLNKFTVRDCQIMAVDKPRPYVFTIRGLQWTTVIERNFAVATEEEREEWVAAIRFVSSQLSGGAGAPGAAALAAPAPGALDTDDQDIAQLGTSFRDPRRITLEKFEFVKVLGKGTFGKVVLSREKGTGKLYAMKILKKNLIIQKDEVAHTITENHVLKKTKHPFLTALRYSFQTADRVCFVMEYANGGELFFHLSRVRSFTEERTRFYGAEIVSALGYLHSEGIIYRDLKLENLLLDKDGHIKIADFGLCKVNITYGRTTKTFCGTPEYLAPEVLEDTDYGPAVDWWGTGVVLYEMVCGRLPFYNRDHDVLFSLILEEEVRFPRALSAPCRALLAALLCKEPARRLGAGPDDAHEIQTHPFFAAINWADLVAKKIPPPFKPQVDSDTDTRYFDSEFTGESVELTPPDGDSGLARIQEEQFPQFSYQDICSSAHSALSHLSQHSAVADRRH; the protein is encoded by the exons ATGGCGGAAGCGGCGCCCGGATCCATCGTGAAGGAGGGCTGGCTGCTGAAGCGCGGCGAGCACATTCGCAACTGGCGTGACCGTTACTTCATCCTTTTTGACAATGGCGACCTGGTTGGCTTCAAAGCAAAGCCGGAACGCAACTATCGCGATCCGCTTAATAAGTTTACTGTCCGCGATTGCCAGATAATGGCAGTAGACAAACCGCGCCCGTATGTCTTCACTATTCGAGGTCTCCAGTGGACCACAGTCATCGAAAGAAACTTCGCCGTTGCCACAGAGGAAGAACG GGAGGAGTGGGTGGCCGCTATCCGGTTCGTGTCGTCGCAGCTgagcggcggcgcgggcgcgccgGGCGCGGCGGCGCTCGCTGCGCCCGCGCCCGGCGCGCTCGACACGGACGACCAGGACATCGCGCAGCTCGGGACCAGCTTCCGCGACCCGCGCCGTATT ACCCTGGAAAAGTTTGAGTTCGTAAAGGTCCTCGGCAAGGGCACTTTTGGCAAGGTGGTGCTCAGTCGAGAGAAGGGCACGGGTAAGCTGTACGCCATGAAGATTCTCAAGAAGAACCTGATCATACAGAAGGACGAGGTTGCGCACACCATCACCGAGAACCACGTGCTCAAAAAGACAAAGCATCCTTTCCTCACG GCTCTGCGCTACTCGTTCCAGACGGCGGACCGCGTGTGCTTCGTGATGGAGTACGCCAACGGCGGGGAGCTGTTCTTCCACCTGTCCCGCGTGCGCTCCTTCACGGAGGAGCGCACGCGCTTCTACGGCGCGGAGATCGTGTCCGCGCTGGGCTACCTGCACTCCGAGGGCATCATCTACCGCGACCTCAAGCTCGAGAACCTGCTGCTCGACAAGGACGGCCACATCAAGATCGCGGACTTCGGGCTCTGCAAGGTGAACATAACGTACGGGCGCACCACCAAGACGTTCTGCGGCACGCCCGAGTACCTGGCGCCCGAGGTGCTCGAGGACACGGACTACGGGCCGGCCGTGGACTGGTGGGGCACGGGCGTGGTGCTGTACGAGATGGTGTGCGGGCGCCTGCCCTTCTACAACCGCGACCACGACGTGCTGTTCTCGCTCATCCTGGAGGAGGAGGTGCGCTTCCCGCGCGCGCTGTCGGCGCCGTGCCGCGCGCTGCTGGCGGCGCTGCTGTGCAAGGAGCCCGCGCGCCGCCTGGGCGCCGGGCCCGACGACGCGCACGAGATCCAGACGCACCCCTTCTTCGCCGCCATCAACTGGGCCGACCTGGTGGCCAAGAAGATCCCGCCGCCCTTCAAGCCGCAGGTGGACTCCGACACCGACACGCGCTACTTCGACTCCGAGTTCACCGGCGAGTCCGTCGAGCTCACGCCGCCCGACGGCGACTCGGGCCTCGCGCGCATTCAGGAGGAGCAGTTCCCGCAATTCTCGTACCAG GACATCTGCTCGTCGGCGCACTCGGCGTTGTCGCACCTGTCGCAGCACTCCGCCGTGGCCGACCGACGCCACTAG
- the LOC125068613 gene encoding RAC serine/threonine-protein kinase isoform X3 has product MKILKKNLIIQKDEVAHTITENHVLKKTKHPFLTALRYSFQTADRVCFVMEYANGGELFFHLSRVRSFTEERTRFYGAEIVSALGYLHSEGIIYRDLKLENLLLDKDGHIKIADFGLCKVNITYGRTTKTFCGTPEYLAPEVLEDTDYGPAVDWWGTGVVLYEMVCGRLPFYNRDHDVLFSLILEEEVRFPRALSAPCRALLAALLCKEPARRLGAGPDDAHEIQTHPFFAAINWADLVAKKIPPPFKPQVDSDTDTRYFDSEFTGESVELTPPDGDSGLARIQEEQFPQFSYQDICSSAHSALSHLSQHSAVADRRH; this is encoded by the exons ATGAAGATTCTCAAGAAGAACCTGATCATACAGAAGGACGAGGTTGCGCACACCATCACCGAGAACCACGTGCTCAAAAAGACAAAGCATCCTTTCCTCACG GCTCTGCGCTACTCGTTCCAGACGGCGGACCGCGTGTGCTTCGTGATGGAGTACGCCAACGGCGGGGAGCTGTTCTTCCACCTGTCCCGCGTGCGCTCCTTCACGGAGGAGCGCACGCGCTTCTACGGCGCGGAGATCGTGTCCGCGCTGGGCTACCTGCACTCCGAGGGCATCATCTACCGCGACCTCAAGCTCGAGAACCTGCTGCTCGACAAGGACGGCCACATCAAGATCGCGGACTTCGGGCTCTGCAAGGTGAACATAACGTACGGGCGCACCACCAAGACGTTCTGCGGCACGCCCGAGTACCTGGCGCCCGAGGTGCTCGAGGACACGGACTACGGGCCGGCCGTGGACTGGTGGGGCACGGGCGTGGTGCTGTACGAGATGGTGTGCGGGCGCCTGCCCTTCTACAACCGCGACCACGACGTGCTGTTCTCGCTCATCCTGGAGGAGGAGGTGCGCTTCCCGCGCGCGCTGTCGGCGCCGTGCCGCGCGCTGCTGGCGGCGCTGCTGTGCAAGGAGCCCGCGCGCCGCCTGGGCGCCGGGCCCGACGACGCGCACGAGATCCAGACGCACCCCTTCTTCGCCGCCATCAACTGGGCCGACCTGGTGGCCAAGAAGATCCCGCCGCCCTTCAAGCCGCAGGTGGACTCCGACACCGACACGCGCTACTTCGACTCCGAGTTCACCGGCGAGTCCGTCGAGCTCACGCCGCCCGACGGCGACTCGGGCCTCGCGCGCATTCAGGAGGAGCAGTTCCCGCAATTCTCGTACCAG GACATCTGCTCGTCGGCGCACTCGGCGTTGTCGCACCTGTCGCAGCACTCCGCCGTGGCCGACCGACGCCACTAG